The Pieris napi chromosome 21, ilPieNapi1.2, whole genome shotgun sequence genome contains a region encoding:
- the LOC125060197 gene encoding nucleoporin NDC1-like codes for MGDKNEIFSERLVKAVIWDIALQTFLATLLVFIIQIDVIHPLSWITSTLEDIISWKMLLNVILLGLVSFFQAYIYGKYYTSPVPKYFTRFSMFLNIFTTQNLVFTLLYALNGYFTLILYSSLAKSNFNVLKKMCEDSNGQCLNEQSLFLQLGGMWIGLFYFLSAHIFNKTVLTFPHIYQDKFQQMKLIITNVVATGFQRSMKPVGYFCMFYYFWGNKPRSVVSDVYSIYLEDPPLDNIINMLGSGIWIGLWFYASLFYISVNAMRAVFNIVLTEPMVFSIESDKSLTLCSALAQKSQFSGFLGAQDFRILAMTDHSRRLQIFTLSQPGGHPRNWNGLLENSLIIIKEFSNQLEAINSDSNVIGIKDVSKRNLFNESPKSSPIGYSGSLRNMASYPQALDLKNIQENKEENTFVIAIKKEFNNFVQRLCQKPGIHYFFGELTDTKLKFILLQAQPVMWICEGLAHIVAYSLKEDKYGVVQNDLPIILSALINLKQNLEKLSKPGLIPRKQILNDSFAIRSKTAILSVVKRSIYKIVITFSKYIHEIPIDPDVQLAIQPFLVCKEP; via the coding sequence ATGGgagataaaaatgaaatattttcagaGAGACTCGTTAAGGCAGTTATATGGGATATTGCCCTTCAAACTTTTCTTGCTACGCTATTAGTGTTTATAATTCAAATTGATGTAATACATCCGTTATCATGGATAACATCAACATTAGAAGACATCATAAGCTGGAAGATGCTTCTCAACGTTATCCTTCTTGGATTAGTTTCATTCTTTCAAGCTTACATTTACGGTAAATACTACACAAGCCCCGTGCCAAAGTATTTTACAAGATTTTCGATGTTCCTAAATATCTTTACAACACAAAATCTTGTGTTTACTCTTCTATATGCTTTAAATGGATATTTTACTCTGATTTTGTATTCATCTCTAGCTAAGAGTAACttcaatgttttaaaaaagatgTGTGAAGACAGTAATGGACAGTGTCTAAATGAGCAGAGTCTCTTTTTGCAACTGGGAGGGATGTGGATAGgactgttttattttcttagtgcacacatttttaataaaactgtgTTGACATTCCCACATATTTATCAAGACAAATTTCAGCAAATGAAACTGATCATTACAAATGTAGTAGCAACAGGATTTCAGAGGTCTATGAAACCAGTTGGTTATTTCTGCatgttttactatttttgGGGTAACAAACCAAGGAGTGTGGTGTCAGATGTGTACAGTATTTACTTAGAAGATCCACCactagataatattattaacatgtTGGGATCTGGTATTTGGATTGGACTATGGTTTTATGCAAGTCTGTTTTATATTTCTGTTAATGCTATGAGAGCAGTATTTAACATAGTTCTTACAGAACCAATGGTTTTTTCTATAGAATCAGATAAAAGCTTGACCCTTTGTAGTGCATTGGCTCAGAAGTCACAATTCTCTGGATTTCTTGGTGCACAAGACTTTAGAATTCTTGCAATGACAGATCATTCAAGAAGACTTCAGATATTTACCCTTTCCCAGCCAGGTGGTCATCCTAGAAACTGGAATGGTCTCTTAGagaatagtttaattataataaaagaatttagCAATCAGTTAGAAGCTATTAATTCTGATAGCAATGTAATTGGAATAAAAGATGTGAGTAAACGGAACCTCTTTAATGAATCTCCAAAATCATCACCCATTGGATATTCAGGATCATTACGCAACATGGCTTCATATCCTCAAGCATTGGATTTAAAGAATATTCAggaaaataaagaagaaaacaCATTTGTTATTGCGATTAAGAAagagtttaataattttgtgcaGAGATTGTGCCAGAAACCGGGCATTCATTACTTCTTTGGAGAATTAACAGACACCAAGTTGAAATTCATTTTGCTGCAGGCACAGCCCGTCATGTGGATCTGTGAGGGTTTAGCTCATATAGTAGCATATTCATTGAAGGAAGATAAATATGGAGTGGTGCAAAATGATCTACCAATAATTCTATctgctttaataaatttaaaacagaaCCTAGAAAAATTGTCTAAGCCTGGTCTCATACCAAGGAAACAGATTTTGAATGATAGTTTTGCCATTAGATCAAAGACAGCTATTCTGTCCGTGGTCAAAAGAAGCATTTATAAGATTGTAATTACATTTTCTAAATACATTCATGAAATACCAATAGACCCGGATGTTCAATTGGCAATTCAGCCATTTTTAGTTTGTAAAGAACCATAA